In the Chryseobacterium sp. MYb264 genome, one interval contains:
- a CDS encoding FAD:protein FMN transferase translates to MKKLLKANNVYLSKTERLFYCDCKIKIPTKYDAEIIDQCFEAMSEIDLKYNSYQQDSYIDQINKNNGNWVKVDQQLIDLIQIIKKISSITSGAYDITSMPLIRLWGFYNKENDSIPIFEDIEKMKQNIDYNEIQISGDLIKINKGQEIITGSFIKAFAVDKAIEILKENGVEDALINAGGSTIKVLNNAEHPTWKIKIPDAETSVYNEESEVLISNECFSLSGRNENCITIGNQKFGHILNAKTGYPSQTLQVGVICEQAFLSDVLSTALFAVEPNEFPNVVQELQENFEFEFYRIENNGLKIKSTCF, encoded by the coding sequence TAAAAATTCCGACGAAATATGATGCTGAGATCATCGATCAATGTTTTGAAGCAATGTCGGAAATTGATTTAAAATACAATTCTTATCAGCAGGATTCATACATCGATCAGATCAATAAAAACAACGGAAATTGGGTGAAAGTTGATCAACAGTTGATTGATTTAATTCAAATCATCAAAAAAATAAGTTCGATCACTTCTGGGGCTTACGATATCACTTCGATGCCGCTGATTCGTCTTTGGGGATTTTATAATAAGGAAAATGACTCAATTCCGATTTTTGAAGACATTGAAAAAATGAAGCAAAATATTGATTATAATGAAATTCAGATTAGTGGAGATTTAATTAAAATTAATAAAGGTCAGGAAATCATAACGGGCTCTTTTATCAAAGCTTTTGCCGTAGATAAGGCCATTGAAATTCTGAAAGAGAATGGAGTGGAAGACGCCCTGATTAATGCAGGAGGAAGTACAATTAAAGTTCTCAATAATGCTGAACATCCGACCTGGAAAATTAAAATTCCGGATGCTGAAACATCTGTTTACAACGAAGAATCGGAGGTTTTAATTTCTAATGAATGTTTCAGCCTTTCGGGAAGAAATGAGAATTGTATTACGATTGGAAACCAAAAATTCGGTCATATTCTGAATGCAAAAACGGGCTATCCTTCACAGACTTTGCAGGTGGGCGTCATCTGCGAACAGGCTTTTTTAAGCGATGTGCTGTCGACGGCTTTATTTGCTGTGGAACCTAACGAATTTCCGAATGTCGTGCAAGAACTTCAGGAGAATTTCGAATTTGAATTTTACAGAATTGAAAACAACGGACTGAAAATAAAAAGTACATGCTTCTAA